The following coding sequences are from one Halobaculum sp. XH14 window:
- a CDS encoding PIG-L deacetylase family protein, with protein sequence MDVAVLSPHTDDSELSAGGTINRLQRDGHDIHYVAFSTCDESLPAGKQGVLRREFESVMEFVDPTEYYVFDYVVRRFNERRQDILEDLVALREELDPDLIIGPSTSDHHQDHTVVAKEMIRAFKSGPSIIAYEQPWNTTSFDTDLFSPLTAADLDSKLTQLSQYDSQIEKGRPYFEEEFIRGLARVRGLQGNARYAEAFEVVRWLL encoded by the coding sequence ATGGACGTTGCTGTCCTCAGTCCGCACACGGACGACAGCGAGCTGTCCGCGGGCGGGACGATCAACCGGCTGCAACGGGACGGCCACGACATCCACTACGTCGCCTTCTCCACCTGTGACGAGTCGCTCCCCGCGGGGAAACAGGGGGTGCTCCGCCGCGAGTTCGAGAGCGTCATGGAGTTCGTCGACCCGACCGAGTACTACGTCTTCGACTACGTGGTCCGGCGGTTCAACGAGCGCCGGCAGGACATCCTCGAGGACCTGGTCGCGCTCCGCGAGGAGCTCGATCCGGACCTCATCATCGGCCCCTCGACGAGCGACCACCACCAGGACCACACGGTCGTCGCAAAGGAGATGATCCGGGCGTTCAAGAGCGGGCCCAGCATCATCGCGTACGAGCAGCCCTGGAACACGACGTCGTTCGACACCGACCTGTTCTCCCCGCTCACGGCGGCGGATCTGGACTCGAAGCTGACACAGCTCTCCCAGTACGACAGCCAGATCGAGAAGGGCCGGCCGTACTTCGAGGAGGAGTTCATCAGGGGGCTGGCCCGGGTCCGCGGGCTCCAGGGGAACGCGCGCTACGCCGAGGCGTTCGAAGTGGTCAGGTGGTTGCTGTGA
- a CDS encoding ATP-grasp domain-containing protein — MSELTVLVTGCGAPGFPGTRWSLHENGVDRDVRVVGTDVRTEQAGRHLADGFHQVPPADDEGFVDELVDVCTTESVDVVLPQVTRELPVLSARTAAFERVDAAVAVSGADAIARANDKKKLIEVCEEVGVPAPETYAAETIGELEAACDRLGYPETPVVVKPPASNGSRGVRIFDEDRDRKRAFYEEKPTGLYSTLGTFRETMGESFPRLLVMEHLPGAEFTVDAFHPPDGGEPTVAIPRRRDEVRGGISFRNTVTEHGAIISHAERLARELDLSYAFGFQFKLDGDGTPKILECNPRIQGTMVTSTLADANVTYAAAASAAGEPVPSFDPAWDRSFYRYWGGIGTADDEVVGNIGEQP; from the coding sequence GTGAGCGAGCTGACGGTGCTCGTCACCGGCTGTGGCGCGCCGGGGTTCCCGGGGACCCGCTGGTCGCTCCACGAAAACGGGGTCGACCGCGACGTGCGCGTCGTCGGCACGGACGTCCGGACCGAGCAGGCCGGCCGCCATCTCGCCGACGGGTTCCACCAGGTCCCCCCGGCCGACGACGAGGGGTTCGTCGACGAACTCGTCGACGTCTGCACGACCGAATCCGTCGACGTCGTCCTCCCGCAGGTGACACGGGAGCTCCCGGTGCTGTCGGCCCGGACGGCGGCGTTCGAGCGCGTCGACGCCGCGGTCGCCGTCTCCGGGGCGGACGCCATCGCGCGCGCGAACGACAAGAAAAAACTCATCGAGGTCTGCGAGGAGGTCGGCGTCCCCGCGCCCGAGACGTACGCCGCGGAAACGATCGGCGAACTGGAAGCCGCGTGCGACCGTCTCGGCTACCCCGAGACGCCGGTCGTCGTCAAGCCGCCGGCCTCGAACGGGAGCCGGGGGGTGCGAATCTTCGACGAGGACAGGGACCGGAAGCGGGCGTTCTACGAGGAGAAGCCGACCGGGCTCTACAGCACGCTCGGCACGTTCCGGGAGACGATGGGCGAGTCGTTCCCCCGCCTGCTCGTCATGGAGCACCTACCGGGCGCGGAGTTCACCGTCGACGCGTTCCACCCGCCCGACGGCGGCGAGCCGACGGTGGCGATCCCCCGCCGGCGCGACGAGGTCCGCGGGGGCATCAGCTTCCGGAACACCGTCACCGAGCACGGGGCGATCATCTCCCACGCCGAGCGGCTCGCGCGCGAACTCGACCTGTCGTACGCGTTCGGGTTCCAGTTCAAGCTCGACGGGGACGGGACGCCGAAGATCCTGGAGTGTAACCCCCGGATCCAGGGGACGATGGTGACGAGCACGCTCGCGGACGCGAACGTCACCTACGCGGCGGCCGCGAGCGCGGCCGGCGAGCCGGTGCCGTCGTTCGACCCCGCCTGGGACCGCTCGTTCTACCGGTACTGGGGCGGCATCGGTACGGCGGACGACGAGGTCGTCGGGAACATCGGCGAGCAACCATGA
- a CDS encoding PHP domain-containing protein, with product MKRWRRYDGRLASGLWHVHTERTDGENSVTELVAFADDRGFPLLGITEHVRREPTYDFDALYEEGKRAAAAADLECAVGCEAKVLDADGTLDASEGTLDRADVVYAAYHGTPFSRDEYLESVHAMLENPAVDVWAHPWSYADGQGYEIDADERAAVLEAVRENDVLFELNVQRPPDGFDPRTELRDVRTVVGYDLHDLDRWQGKNERVGRSEPEDIEK from the coding sequence ATGAAGCGGTGGCGGCGCTACGACGGGCGGCTCGCCAGCGGCCTCTGGCACGTCCACACCGAGCGGACCGACGGCGAGAACTCCGTCACCGAACTCGTCGCGTTCGCGGACGACCGCGGGTTCCCGCTGCTGGGCATCACCGAACACGTCCGGCGCGAGCCCACGTACGACTTCGACGCGCTCTACGAGGAGGGAAAGCGGGCGGCCGCGGCCGCGGACCTGGAGTGTGCGGTCGGCTGTGAGGCCAAGGTGCTCGACGCCGACGGGACGCTCGACGCATCGGAGGGGACGCTCGACCGCGCCGACGTCGTGTACGCCGCCTACCACGGGACGCCGTTCTCCAGGGACGAGTACCTCGAATCGGTGCACGCGATGCTGGAGAACCCCGCGGTCGACGTCTGGGCCCACCCGTGGTCCTACGCCGACGGGCAGGGGTACGAAATCGACGCGGACGAGCGGGCGGCGGTCCTCGAAGCGGTGCGCGAGAACGACGTGCTGTTCGAACTGAACGTGCAGCGTCCGCCGGACGGGTTCGACCCGCGCACGGAACTGCGCGACGTCCGGACGGTCGTCGGCTACGACCTGCACGACCTCGACCGGTGGCAGGGAAAAAACGAGCGCGTGGGCCGGAGTGAACCGGAAGACATCGAGAAGTAG
- a CDS encoding alkaline phosphatase family protein, translated as MSRHDSDGLGTLLVGLDGACLPVVEPLVAEGRLPALADLLDRGASGPLESQIPPWTPSAWPSLYTGTNPGRHGAFDFLTFDGYDWDVVNRSHVRERALWELLSERGRRSVVVNVPVTSPPPAFDGALVPGYIGPESPPTHPEGLLDELRAELGGYRVYAPDDVEGDERVEWYRRLTGMRGAAFRHLVDRFDPTFGFLQFQQTDTVFHERPEDDEAVRAVYEAVDAEVGAVLDACDPDTVVVASDHGVGPYDPEEFRVNEFLRERGYVETTRGEGGMPSWGQISRDAGGGDGDSDSDGDGQSLGERLVARAAAMGITSQRIGALLSRLGLAEFVLDYVSTDTVRAGTERVDFTRSTAYMRSRTELGVRVNLAGREPDGTVSPAEYPSVRDDIVADLAGAETPAGDPVFSTVAPREAFFEGEHVEDAADVIAVPADFDTYLSASLLGDTFGPAAEPWNHKRDGLFVAAGDGVDTDASLRDAHLFDVAPTVLSSLGVPPSARMDGDPLPVVDPVPPDDYPAFDPEATRRTDDERVEQRLADLGYLEDR; from the coding sequence GTGAGCCGACACGACTCCGATGGACTCGGGACCCTGCTCGTGGGGCTCGACGGCGCGTGCCTGCCGGTGGTCGAGCCGCTGGTCGCCGAGGGGCGACTCCCGGCGCTCGCCGACCTGCTGGACCGCGGCGCGTCGGGCCCGCTCGAATCCCAGATCCCCCCCTGGACCCCCAGCGCCTGGCCCTCGCTCTACACCGGGACGAACCCCGGGAGACACGGCGCGTTCGACTTTCTCACCTTCGACGGCTACGACTGGGACGTGGTGAACCGCTCGCACGTCCGCGAACGCGCGCTCTGGGAACTGCTCTCCGAGCGCGGCCGCCGCAGCGTCGTGGTCAACGTCCCGGTCACGTCCCCGCCCCCGGCGTTCGACGGCGCGCTCGTCCCGGGCTACATCGGCCCCGAGTCCCCCCCCACCCACCCGGAGGGGCTGCTGGACGAGCTCCGCGCGGAACTGGGCGGGTACCGCGTGTACGCGCCCGACGACGTCGAAGGGGACGAGCGGGTCGAGTGGTATCGGCGGCTTACCGGGATGCGCGGCGCCGCGTTCCGACACCTCGTCGACCGCTTCGACCCGACGTTCGGCTTCCTCCAGTTTCAACAGACCGACACGGTGTTTCACGAGCGACCCGAGGACGACGAGGCCGTCCGGGCCGTCTACGAGGCGGTCGACGCGGAGGTCGGCGCCGTCCTCGACGCCTGCGACCCGGACACGGTCGTCGTCGCCAGCGACCACGGCGTCGGTCCCTACGACCCCGAGGAGTTCCGCGTCAACGAGTTCCTCCGCGAGCGCGGCTACGTGGAGACGACGCGGGGCGAGGGAGGGATGCCCTCCTGGGGCCAGATCAGCCGGGACGCGGGCGGCGGGGACGGCGACTCGGACTCCGACGGTGACGGCCAGTCGCTCGGCGAACGCCTCGTCGCGCGCGCTGCCGCGATGGGAATCACGAGCCAGCGCATCGGCGCGCTGCTCTCGCGGCTCGGGCTGGCCGAGTTCGTGCTGGACTACGTCTCGACGGACACGGTCCGGGCCGGCACCGAGCGCGTCGACTTCACGCGCTCGACGGCGTACATGCGCTCGCGGACGGAACTGGGCGTCCGCGTCAACCTCGCGGGCCGGGAGCCGGACGGGACCGTCTCGCCCGCGGAGTACCCCAGCGTCCGCGACGACATCGTGGCCGACCTGGCGGGCGCGGAGACGCCCGCCGGCGACCCGGTGTTCTCGACGGTCGCCCCCCGCGAGGCGTTCTTCGAGGGCGAGCACGTCGAGGACGCGGCCGACGTCATCGCGGTCCCGGCCGACTTCGACACGTACCTCTCCGCCTCGCTGCTCGGCGACACCTTCGGCCCGGCGGCCGAACCGTGGAACCACAAACGCGACGGGCTGTTCGTCGCCGCCGGCGACGGCGTCGACACGGACGCGAGCCTCCGGGACGCCCACCTCTTCGACGTCGCCCCGACGGTGCTCTCCTCGCTTGGCGTCCCACCGAGCGCCCGGATGGACGGCGACCCGCTCCCGGTCGTGGATCCGGTCCCACCCGACGACTACCCGGCGTTCGACCCGGAGGCGACGCGCCGGACCGACGACGAACGAGTCGAGCAGCGACTGGCCGATCTCGGCTATCTGGAGGACCGATGA
- a CDS encoding GNAT family N-acetyltransferase, giving the protein MSIDIRTTDDRQWNDIVSDSPAATPFHRAEALDVLETHANATLHRLAGFKGQEPVGLFPVYEVAKGPATAAVSPPPDLKLPYLGPSLLNTGKLKRRKRDRRHRRFIDAALEWVEREVSPNLWNVRTPVGYDDIRPFQWREYEVSPRYTYVIDLETTPEDLLGRFSSDLRKKVRREYDVSYEVTEEGPAAIDRIVERTRERHEEQGESFPLTAEFVRMLADRLPDGTVRPYVCRIDGEFAGGLIDVEGDERAGAWIANGKTDAPVPVNDLLEWRVCVDGIDRGLSTYDLMGANHERIYSYKAKFAPDLVQYFTVQKGSVGMNAATKLYKKLR; this is encoded by the coding sequence ATGAGCATCGACATCCGCACGACGGACGACCGACAGTGGAACGACATCGTGAGCGACTCCCCGGCGGCGACCCCGTTTCACCGCGCGGAGGCGCTGGACGTGCTCGAGACGCACGCGAACGCCACGCTCCACCGGCTCGCGGGGTTCAAGGGCCAGGAGCCGGTGGGGCTGTTCCCCGTCTACGAGGTCGCGAAGGGGCCGGCGACGGCGGCCGTGTCGCCCCCGCCGGACCTCAAACTCCCGTACTTGGGCCCGTCGCTCCTCAACACCGGGAAGCTCAAGCGACGCAAGCGGGACCGACGCCACCGTCGGTTCATCGACGCCGCGCTGGAGTGGGTCGAACGCGAGGTGTCCCCGAATCTCTGGAACGTCCGGACGCCGGTCGGCTACGACGACATCCGGCCGTTCCAGTGGCGTGAGTACGAGGTTTCCCCCCGATACACGTACGTCATCGACCTGGAGACGACCCCGGAGGACCTGCTCGGGCGGTTCAGCTCGGACCTGCGGAAGAAGGTCCGACGGGAGTACGACGTCAGCTACGAGGTGACCGAGGAGGGGCCGGCCGCCATCGACCGCATCGTCGAACGCACGCGGGAGCGCCACGAGGAGCAGGGCGAGTCGTTCCCCCTGACGGCCGAGTTCGTCCGGATGCTGGCCGACCGGCTTCCGGACGGAACCGTTCGGCCGTACGTCTGTCGGATCGACGGCGAGTTCGCCGGCGGCCTCATCGACGTCGAGGGGGACGAGCGTGCGGGCGCGTGGATCGCCAACGGCAAGACGGACGCGCCGGTTCCCGTCAACGACCTGCTCGAATGGCGGGTCTGTGTCGACGGGATCGACCGCGGCCTGAGCACGTACGACCTGATGGGCGCGAACCACGAGCGCATCTACTCGTACAAGGCGAAGTTCGCCCCCGACCTGGTCCAGTACTTCACCGTCCAGAAGGGGTCGGTCGGGATGAACGCCGCCACGAAGCTCTACAAGAAACTCCGCTGA
- a CDS encoding ABC transporter permease — MGIADVLWRFPSALMAWRNLGRNRVRTGLAALGIVIGVISIASLGMAGAALQQQATSSLGSLTDEVTVSPGQDITTDGITDDQVSEIRGIADDATVVPQKSNSTTITSRNGQEAWVSVTGVTQASAMYNVSRGESPERLQSGALISNGTATRLGLEIGDPVEYDGQLYRIRGFIETEGFGGGNELVLPVSALSDQQHYGTVTIIAEDGAAAQEIAASISERFNGEDEQVLSVFTFGGQDNVGSFLNTLNLALLGIGSISLIVASVAILNVMLMSTIERRGEIGVLRAVGIRRGEVLRMILTEAMFLGVVGGLVGAAVSLAVGLFMFDAIAGDAMLVFNWSGLRYLVLGFGFAVLASLLSGIYPAWKAANDRPVDSLRG; from the coding sequence ATGGGCATCGCCGACGTGCTGTGGCGGTTCCCGAGCGCCCTGATGGCGTGGCGCAACCTCGGACGCAACCGCGTCCGGACGGGGCTGGCCGCGCTCGGCATCGTCATCGGCGTGATCTCCATCGCGTCGCTCGGGATGGCGGGCGCGGCCCTCCAGCAGCAGGCCACCTCGAGCCTCGGAAGCCTCACCGACGAGGTGACGGTCTCGCCGGGCCAGGACATCACCACGGACGGCATCACCGACGATCAGGTGTCCGAGATCCGGGGCATCGCCGACGACGCCACCGTCGTTCCACAGAAGTCGAACTCGACGACGATCACGTCGCGGAACGGCCAGGAGGCGTGGGTGAGCGTCACCGGGGTGACGCAGGCGAGCGCGATGTACAACGTGTCGAGGGGCGAATCCCCCGAGCGGCTCCAGTCCGGTGCCCTGATCAGCAACGGGACGGCCACGCGCCTCGGGCTCGAGATCGGTGACCCCGTCGAGTACGACGGCCAGCTCTACCGCATCAGGGGGTTCATCGAGACGGAAGGGTTCGGGGGCGGCAACGAACTGGTGTTGCCGGTCTCGGCGCTCTCCGACCAGCAGCACTACGGGACGGTGACGATCATCGCCGAGGACGGCGCGGCCGCCCAGGAGATCGCCGCGAGCATCTCCGAGCGGTTCAACGGCGAGGACGAGCAAGTGTTGAGCGTCTTCACGTTCGGCGGCCAGGATAACGTCGGATCGTTCCTGAACACGCTCAACCTCGCGCTGCTCGGGATCGGGTCGATCTCGCTGATCGTCGCCAGCGTCGCCATCCTCAACGTCATGCTGATGAGCACGATCGAGCGCCGCGGCGAGATCGGCGTGCTCCGCGCCGTCGGGATCCGCCGGGGCGAGGTGCTCCGGATGATCCTCACCGAGGCGATGTTCCTCGGCGTCGTCGGCGGCCTCGTCGGCGCGGCCGTCTCGCTCGCCGTCGGCCTCTTCATGTTCGACGCGATCGCCGGCGACGCGATGCTCGTGTTCAACTGGAGCGGGCTCCGCTACCTGGTGCTGGGCTTCGGGTTCGCGGTCCTGGCGAGCCTGCTGAGCGGAATCTACCCCGCGTGGAAGGCCGCCAACGACCGGCCGGTGGACTCGTTGCGAGGCTGA
- a CDS encoding ABC transporter ATP-binding protein: MSVIELEDAVKRYRSGEETIEALKGVDFDADRGEMVTVIGPSGSGKSTMLNVIGLLDTPTEGTVRLDGRDVTDFSEDELTEERRSGIGFVFQDFHLLPMLTATENVELPSMWDTSVDRHDRAVDLLRRVGLGDRLDHTPSELSGGQQQRVAIARSLINEPDILLADEPTGNLDQDTGQTILEELTRLKEDEDVAIVSVTHDEQLEEYTDRVVRLVDGVIQ; encoded by the coding sequence ATGAGCGTCATCGAACTCGAGGACGCCGTGAAGCGCTACCGCAGCGGCGAGGAGACCATCGAGGCGCTGAAGGGCGTCGACTTCGACGCCGACCGCGGCGAGATGGTCACCGTCATCGGTCCCTCGGGCTCGGGCAAGAGCACGATGTTGAACGTCATCGGCCTGCTCGACACGCCGACGGAGGGAACCGTCCGGCTCGACGGGCGTGACGTGACCGACTTCAGCGAGGACGAACTCACCGAGGAGCGCCGGTCCGGCATCGGGTTCGTGTTCCAGGACTTCCACCTGCTCCCGATGCTCACCGCGACCGAGAACGTCGAACTCCCGTCGATGTGGGACACCTCGGTCGACCGTCACGACCGGGCGGTCGATCTGCTCCGGCGGGTCGGCCTCGGCGACCGCCTCGACCACACGCCGAGCGAGCTGTCCGGCGGGCAACAACAGCGGGTCGCCATCGCGCGCTCGCTCATCAACGAGCCCGACATCCTGCTCGCGGACGAGCCGACCGGCAACCTGGATCAGGACACCGGGCAGACGATCCTCGAGGAGCTGACGCGGCTCAAGGAGGACGAGGACGTCGCCATCGTCTCGGTGACCCACGACGAACAGCTCGAGGAGTACACCGACCGCGTCGTCAGGCTCGTCGACGGGGTGATCCAGTGA
- a CDS encoding tyrosine-type recombinase/integrase, translating into MASADDARSGESEPPLRRLVDDFLESKAERGSGAYAASAASVLDRFAEWLAARDRTLADLDDERRGPQLMRGYAKHLRRRANAADGISAATANTYYAYVSGCLAYGVRDMTLSVNPARSETAREELPAAEGKRSDQQFWSRDQRDALVEHAARRASTAIEAEPFAALTEARDHALVATLAFAGVRGAEVLCHRKDDRRGRQGLRWSRVDLDDGTVEVLGKSKTEGKRWQHASLPGPARDALATLKRVQRPPTPDWPVFVTDHAPTLWSCAREELGDERVDDLVAEHGDVGAVLRAEAVVPPALTTDGGRSVLRRLTDAAGIDLPDGASYLKPHGARRGIGEELYRVDRGLAQDLLRHEELSTTKDHYQHIDAAERTAAIDAELERLDDERGDDEPR; encoded by the coding sequence ATGGCCTCCGCAGACGACGCCCGGTCCGGGGAAAGCGAGCCGCCGCTGCGTCGGCTCGTCGACGACTTCCTCGAATCGAAGGCGGAGCGCGGCTCCGGCGCGTACGCCGCGAGCGCCGCGTCGGTGCTCGATCGGTTCGCCGAGTGGCTCGCGGCGCGGGACCGGACGCTCGCGGATCTCGACGACGAGCGGCGGGGCCCACAGCTCATGCGCGGCTACGCCAAGCACCTCCGACGGCGGGCGAACGCGGCCGACGGCATCTCGGCCGCGACGGCGAACACCTACTACGCCTACGTCTCGGGCTGTCTCGCGTACGGCGTCCGGGACATGACGCTCTCGGTGAACCCCGCCCGGAGCGAGACGGCCCGGGAGGAACTCCCCGCGGCCGAGGGGAAGCGCTCGGACCAGCAGTTCTGGAGCCGCGACCAGCGCGACGCGCTGGTCGAGCACGCGGCCCGCCGGGCGTCGACGGCGATCGAGGCCGAGCCGTTCGCGGCGCTGACCGAGGCCCGCGATCACGCGCTCGTCGCCACGCTCGCGTTCGCGGGCGTCCGGGGCGCGGAGGTGCTCTGCCACCGGAAGGACGACCGGCGGGGTCGCCAGGGGCTCCGCTGGTCGCGGGTCGACCTCGACGACGGCACGGTCGAGGTGCTCGGCAAGTCCAAGACCGAGGGGAAGCGGTGGCAACACGCCTCCCTCCCGGGGCCGGCCCGCGACGCGCTGGCGACGCTGAAGCGCGTCCAGCGCCCCCCGACGCCCGACTGGCCCGTGTTCGTGACGGATCACGCGCCCACGCTGTGGTCGTGCGCGCGCGAAGAACTCGGTGACGAGCGGGTCGATGACCTCGTGGCCGAGCACGGCGACGTCGGGGCCGTCCTCCGGGCCGAAGCGGTCGTCCCGCCGGCGCTCACCACCGACGGCGGGCGCTCGGTGCTGCGTCGACTCACCGACGCCGCGGGGATCGACCTCCCGGACGGGGCGTCGTACCTCAAACCGCACGGCGCGCGCCGCGGCATCGGCGAGGAGCTGTACCGCGTCGACCGCGGGCTGGCACAGGACCTGCTCCGGCACGAGGAGCTCTCGACGACGAAGGACCACTACCAGCACATCGACGCGGCAGAGCGCACGGCGGCGATCGACGCCGAACTGGAGCGGCTCGACGACGAACGTGGGGACGACGAGCCGCGGTGA